Proteins from a single region of Flavobacterium sp. YJ01:
- the mobC gene encoding conjugal transfer protein MobC, which translates to MQTGENEQALRKILDMTRLISIILLGLHFYYYGYNVFKIWGLAGSFADQILANIFRTGLFDYFHLSKLFSMAFLCISLLGAKGRKNEKLGFKTAFCYIALGFLSYFLSYFFLFMQSNVENKLVLYMLFTAAGYLLLLSGGTLLSRIIRRNLSRKDIFNRENETFPQEERLLENEYSINLPAQYNLKNKVRKSWINIINPFRGILVAGTPGSGKSYFVIRHIITQHIRKGFSMFVYDFKFDDLSIITYNTWLENRHLYKVEPKFYVINFDDLSRTHRCNPLDPKSMDDITDAAESARTILLGLNREWIKKQGDFFVESPINFLTAVIWYLRKYNNGEFCTLPHVIELMQVEYNSLFTLLRTEKEIEILIDPFVSAYLQNVMEQLEGQIASAKISMARLSSAQLYYVLSGNDFTLDINNPEDPKIVCMGNNPLKIQTYGAVLSLYVSRLIKQVNQKDRIKSSIIFDEFPTIYLNNMDSLIATARSNKVSTCLGIQDFSQLRKDYGREQADVILNITGNIISGQVNGDTAKQLSERFGKIMQDRESISINSSDTSISRSKQLEAAVPSSKISCLSSGEFVGITADNPDCKIELKTFHSEIINDHEQLKKEEDSYHGISPVRIINNTMIERNYLQIKEDISEIVNSEMERLLHDPALSHLVIKKKK; encoded by the coding sequence ATGCAGACAGGTGAAAATGAACAGGCGCTTAGAAAAATTTTGGATATGACAAGGCTTATCAGCATTATATTATTAGGTCTTCATTTCTATTATTACGGATATAATGTGTTTAAAATATGGGGACTTGCAGGCAGTTTTGCCGATCAAATATTAGCCAATATTTTTCGCACGGGACTCTTTGATTATTTTCATTTGTCCAAACTGTTTTCTATGGCATTTTTATGCATTTCCCTGCTTGGGGCAAAGGGCAGAAAAAATGAAAAGCTGGGCTTCAAAACTGCTTTTTGCTATATTGCTTTGGGATTTCTGTCTTATTTTTTGAGTTACTTTTTTCTCTTCATGCAGTCCAATGTGGAAAACAAACTTGTTCTCTATATGCTGTTCACTGCTGCTGGATATCTGCTCTTGCTGTCAGGGGGAACACTGCTTTCTAGAATCATAAGAAGAAATCTCAGTCGCAAGGACATTTTCAACAGGGAAAATGAAACATTTCCGCAGGAAGAAAGGCTCCTTGAAAATGAATATTCCATTAACCTGCCGGCACAATATAATTTAAAAAACAAAGTACGAAAAAGCTGGATTAATATAATAAACCCTTTTCGGGGAATCTTGGTTGCAGGAACGCCGGGCTCTGGAAAATCCTATTTCGTGATCCGTCATATCATAACCCAGCACATACGCAAAGGTTTCTCAATGTTTGTATATGATTTTAAGTTTGATGACCTCAGCATAATAACCTATAATACTTGGCTTGAGAACAGGCATTTATACAAGGTTGAACCGAAATTCTATGTAATTAACTTTGATGACCTGAGCCGTACGCACAGATGCAATCCCCTTGACCCAAAATCAATGGACGACATTACAGATGCGGCTGAATCAGCACGCACTATTCTTTTGGGATTAAACCGTGAATGGATAAAAAAGCAAGGAGACTTTTTCGTTGAATCTCCTATCAATTTTCTTACTGCTGTAATATGGTATCTGCGTAAATACAATAACGGCGAGTTCTGCACCCTGCCTCATGTAATTGAACTCATGCAGGTTGAATATAACAGCCTTTTTACGCTGCTGAGAACTGAAAAAGAAATAGAGATTCTGATAGATCCATTTGTCAGTGCCTACCTTCAGAATGTCATGGAGCAGCTGGAGGGCCAGATAGCCTCAGCTAAGATATCAATGGCAAGGCTTTCCAGTGCACAGCTTTATTATGTGCTCTCTGGAAATGACTTCACACTTGACATTAATAATCCTGAAGATCCTAAGATCGTATGCATGGGAAACAACCCACTTAAAATCCAGACCTATGGTGCAGTACTTTCGCTTTATGTCAGCAGGCTCATCAAGCAGGTAAACCAGAAAGACAGGATTAAAAGCAGCATTATATTTGATGAATTCCCAACTATCTATCTCAATAATATGGACAGTCTTATAGCTACAGCCCGAAGCAATAAAGTAAGCACCTGTTTGGGGATTCAGGACTTCAGCCAGCTGCGTAAGGATTATGGCCGAGAGCAGGCGGATGTCATACTCAATATCACCGGAAATATCATCAGCGGACAGGTCAATGGCGATACCGCAAAACAGCTATCTGAACGTTTTGGAAAAATAATGCAGGACCGTGAGAGTATTTCGATAAACAGCTCGGACACCTCCATCAGCAGGTCAAAACAATTGGAAGCTGCCGTGCCTTCCTCGAAGATTTCCTGTTTGAGCTCTGGCGAATTTGTCGGCATTACAGCCGATAATCCCGACTGTAAAATTGAGTTGAAAACATTCCATTCCGAAATAATAAATGATCACGAGCAGCTTAAAAAAGAAGAAGACTCATATCACGGAATCAGCCCGGTGCGCATTATAAACAACACAATGATTGAACGCAATTATCTGCAGATAAAAGAAGACATATCCGAAATTGTAAATTCAGAAATGGAGCGTCTTTTGCATGACCCTGCCCTGTCTCATTTAGTTATCAAAAAAAAGAAATAA
- a CDS encoding prolyl oligopeptidase family serine peptidase: protein MPNTRGPKIESTTSWNVLRVSIHNEEASKRILRISLTRLMGHSFGGYETAYISGKTDIFAASVAGAAPIDLNSFYHAINWRTGKPHMIKFNIGQFRLGVSAYEMPLTYLNNSPLNNVENINKPLLFWSGKNDQQVDWHQSIELYLAMHRLEKNNIMLLYPEEEHSFSDPYNQKDLSIRILQWFNHFLKNEKAFEWIENRG, encoded by the coding sequence ATGCCGAACACCAGAGGTCCTAAAATCGAAAGCACCACAAGCTGGAATGTTCTGAGAGTATCAATACACAATGAAGAAGCTTCGAAAAGAATTCTCAGAATTTCGCTAACCCGACTTATGGGACATTCTTTTGGAGGCTATGAGACTGCATACATTTCAGGTAAGACTGATATATTTGCAGCTTCGGTTGCTGGCGCTGCCCCGATAGATCTGAACAGTTTCTACCATGCGATTAACTGGCGTACCGGAAAACCCCATATGATAAAGTTTAATATTGGACAGTTTAGATTAGGAGTTTCTGCTTATGAAATGCCTCTTACTTATTTAAATAATTCGCCGCTGAACAATGTAGAAAACATCAACAAACCGCTTCTTTTTTGGAGTGGAAAAAATGACCAGCAGGTTGACTGGCATCAAAGTATTGAACTTTATCTTGCAATGCATCGTCTTGAGAAAAACAATATAATGCTCCTTTATCCAGAAGAAGAACATTCATTTTCGGATCCATATAACCAAAAGGATCTTTCAATTAGAATACTGCAGTGGTTCAATCACTTTCTTAAAAATGAAAAGGCGTTTGAATGGATTGAAAATCGTGGATAA
- the traK gene encoding conjugative transposon protein TraK, translating to MFSKMKNIDTAFRHIRGFTMLVILCCAAITSYSIYKSFSSVALMDDKVYILANGKALEAFASDRKDNVPVEARDHVRTFHQFFFSLDPDDKVIKANVTKALYLADNSVKRIYDDLKENGYYSGIISGNISQTVIVDSVRIDINEYPYRFKCYARQNIIRTTIILNRNLITEGTLRNVSRSDNNPHGFLIERFNTLENKDLGTVNRKP from the coding sequence ATGTTTAGTAAAATGAAAAATATAGATACTGCTTTTCGTCATATAAGAGGATTTACCATGCTGGTTATCCTTTGCTGCGCTGCCATAACCTCTTATTCTATTTATAAAAGTTTCAGTTCCGTCGCTTTGATGGACGACAAGGTTTATATCCTCGCAAATGGAAAGGCACTTGAGGCATTTGCATCAGACCGTAAGGATAATGTACCTGTTGAAGCAAGGGATCATGTCAGGACATTCCATCAGTTTTTCTTCAGCCTTGACCCAGATGATAAAGTAATTAAAGCCAATGTTACCAAGGCCTTGTATCTGGCTGATAATTCTGTCAAGCGTATATACGATGATCTAAAAGAAAACGGATATTATTCGGGAATTATATCAGGAAATATAAGCCAGACTGTTATTGTAGACAGCGTCCGCATTGATATTAATGAATATCCCTACCGCTTTAAATGCTATGCCCGGCAGAACATCATAAGGACAACAATCATATTGAACAGAAATCTGATTACAGAAGGAACGCTGCGAAATGTTTCAAGGAGCGATAACAATCCGCATGGTTTTCTGATTGAACGCTTCAATACTCTTGAGAACAAAGATCTTGGAACAGTAAATCGAAAGCCATGA
- a CDS encoding plasmid mobilization relaxosome protein MobC, which yields MEDEKKNRNRWLHLRLNEEEYKILHKYFADSLCPKLSDFARKNLLRKPVVLKYRNESLDEMIAELTRLRTELNPIGNNFNQAVKKLHSLSHITDFKMWIMGFETDKKMLFSSIEDIRMTIRNLAEKWLQS from the coding sequence ATGGAAGACGAGAAAAAAAACAGAAACAGATGGCTTCATCTAAGGCTAAATGAGGAGGAATATAAGATCCTGCACAAATATTTTGCAGACTCTCTCTGCCCAAAACTGAGTGATTTTGCCCGAAAAAATCTGCTCCGAAAACCTGTTGTTTTAAAATACAGAAACGAATCTCTTGATGAGATGATAGCTGAATTAACTAGACTCAGAACAGAGCTGAATCCCATTGGAAATAATTTTAATCAGGCAGTGAAAAAGCTGCACTCCCTTTCACATATTACTGATTTCAAAATGTGGATTATGGGTTTTGAAACAGATAAAAAAATGCTTTTCAGTTCTATTGAAGATATTAGAATGACTATCCGAAATCTTGCAGAAAAATGGTTGCAGTCATAA
- a CDS encoding relaxase/mobilization nuclease domain-containing protein yields MVAVINTGPSVRSIFNYNENKVEAGKAILIGEGNYPVEASELHKDSRLKLLLKQLELNTNVKRGSVHISLNFDSSDNNIPKEKLMKIAHSYMENIGFGFQPYLVYQHHDAGHPHIHIVSVKVKSDGKRIDMQNIGRNQSETARKEIEKAFNLVPAQSCQKEKILKIKPAQSSVIKYGTAETKKAITAVLNAVIPNYKYTTIGELNAVLNLYNVTAVQGSKDSRMFLHKGLAYQILNDEKHPVGVPLKASSFYMKPTLKNLELKFAVNKTSRNPHLKRAKNAVDLAFMQNRIKSVFDLDRILIKEGIKTVERRNEQGILYGLTYIDHKTKCVSNGSSLGKSYSASGIEERCSIKSFGTGSAAVKNLEDNALKNRPSQTSFISAGELQKIIDSIMQPEFSADFVPSQLKRKKKQKKGKGQSDY; encoded by the coding sequence ATGGTTGCAGTCATAAACACAGGTCCATCGGTCAGAAGCATTTTCAATTACAATGAAAATAAAGTAGAAGCAGGAAAAGCAATACTTATAGGAGAAGGAAATTATCCTGTAGAAGCCTCCGAGCTTCACAAAGATTCAAGGCTGAAACTTCTTTTAAAACAGCTGGAATTAAATACTAATGTCAAGCGCGGAAGTGTGCACATCTCACTCAATTTTGATTCCTCTGATAACAATATTCCTAAAGAAAAGCTGATGAAAATTGCGCATTCCTATATGGAAAACATCGGGTTCGGATTCCAGCCATATCTGGTGTACCAGCATCATGATGCAGGACATCCCCACATCCATATCGTCTCTGTAAAAGTGAAGTCTGACGGAAAGAGAATTGACATGCAGAACATAGGCAGGAACCAATCTGAAACAGCTCGTAAAGAAATTGAAAAGGCATTCAATCTGGTTCCTGCACAGTCCTGCCAAAAGGAAAAGATCCTGAAAATAAAACCTGCGCAAAGCAGTGTTATAAAGTATGGAACAGCTGAAACTAAAAAAGCAATTACTGCTGTATTAAACGCAGTAATTCCTAATTATAAATATACCACAATAGGAGAATTAAATGCAGTCTTGAATCTCTACAATGTTACCGCCGTGCAGGGCAGTAAAGATTCAAGAATGTTTCTCCATAAAGGTCTCGCTTACCAGATCCTGAACGATGAAAAACATCCTGTGGGTGTTCCCTTAAAAGCCAGCAGTTTTTACATGAAACCCACCCTTAAAAATCTGGAATTAAAATTTGCTGTAAATAAAACATCTCGCAATCCTCATTTAAAAAGAGCAAAAAATGCAGTTGATCTCGCCTTTATGCAGAACAGAATAAAGTCAGTTTTTGATCTTGACAGAATTCTGATAAAAGAAGGAATCAAGACCGTTGAACGAAGAAATGAACAGGGCATTCTTTATGGCTTAACCTATATAGACCATAAAACAAAATGTGTTTCTAACGGAAGCTCTCTAGGAAAGTCTTACTCAGCTTCTGGCATCGAAGAACGCTGCAGTATCAAAAGTTTCGGCACAGGCAGTGCCGCCGTTAAAAATCTTGAAGATAATGCATTAAAAAATAGACCATCGCAGACGTCGTTTATTTCTGCAGGCGAGCTGCAGAAGATAATTGATTCGATTATGCAGCCTGAGTTTTCAGCTGATTTTGTTCCCTCTCAGCTGAAAAGAAAAAAGAAACAAAAAAAAGGAAAAGGACAGTCCGATTATTAA
- a CDS encoding MauE/DoxX family redox-associated membrane protein has product MENSRINNNIVSIVSFLFILLFVYAAVNKLFEFETFRVQLAQSPLISVFAAWVSILVPLIELLISLMLLFPKSRFAGLYAALCLMTMFTAYIFIVLHFSSFVPCSCGGILEKMSWNVHLVFNFFFIILALTGLRFYDDYQTRINSNITKASKLKRAGLIMFFSISVVIVLFLSSEEIIHKNNPFIRRYIKKTVKAVYNKDLKFNSYYFAGVSGSKIYLGNLTDPFGVLSIDTLQNMSAEHRIKFIDDGEPFRKIFAKVKPPYFYLIDGTVPIVYKGNIKDWKVTGKIKDIPRFTAAEPIDSVSLFLRNNTGPNSGHQLGIYSESFKPNTKYFPALLQKQIDGIFDTDGMLLYNNDLHEMIYVYYYRNEFIISDKKGNFKRRHTIDTISRAMIKVSDLKDHTERRLSSPPFFVNALSATIKNLLFIHSKVPGRYEDDQIWKRASVVDVYDINKGIYLLSFPLFTENNQKIKDMRATNTHLYILSGNNLDIYSFRGILKEQLKE; this is encoded by the coding sequence ATGGAAAACTCTAGAATTAACAACAATATAGTTTCTATCGTTAGCTTTTTATTTATACTACTATTTGTGTACGCAGCTGTAAATAAATTATTTGAGTTTGAAACTTTTAGGGTGCAGCTAGCACAGTCACCGCTTATAAGTGTTTTTGCGGCATGGGTTTCTATTTTAGTGCCTTTAATAGAGTTACTTATATCGTTGATGCTTTTATTTCCTAAGTCACGTTTTGCAGGACTTTATGCAGCGCTATGCCTGATGACTATGTTTACTGCTTATATTTTTATAGTGCTGCATTTCAGCTCCTTTGTGCCATGTTCATGTGGCGGAATCCTAGAAAAGATGTCCTGGAATGTTCACCTTGTTTTTAATTTCTTTTTTATCATTCTCGCTTTAACTGGTCTACGGTTTTATGATGATTACCAAACAAGAATAAATTCAAATATTACAAAGGCATCCAAGTTAAAAAGGGCTGGACTAATAATGTTTTTCAGCATAAGTGTTGTAATTGTTTTGTTCCTAAGCTCAGAAGAGATCATTCACAAAAATAATCCATTTATTCGGCGATACATTAAAAAGACTGTTAAAGCGGTTTATAATAAAGATTTAAAATTTAACTCGTATTATTTTGCAGGCGTTAGTGGAAGTAAAATTTATCTGGGGAATTTAACGGATCCTTTTGGAGTACTAAGCATAGACACTCTTCAGAATATGAGTGCAGAACATAGAATTAAATTTATTGATGATGGAGAGCCTTTTCGTAAGATTTTTGCAAAGGTGAAGCCACCCTATTTTTATCTGATAGATGGTACCGTTCCAATTGTTTACAAAGGGAATATCAAAGATTGGAAAGTAACAGGTAAAATAAAAGATATTCCACGTTTCACAGCTGCCGAACCAATAGACAGTGTAAGCCTGTTCTTACGAAATAATACAGGTCCCAATTCAGGCCATCAGTTAGGCATATACAGCGAAAGTTTTAAACCAAATACGAAATACTTTCCTGCGCTTTTGCAGAAGCAGATTGACGGTATTTTCGATACAGACGGGATGCTGCTTTATAACAATGATCTCCATGAAATGATATACGTCTATTATTATCGAAACGAGTTTATAATTTCCGATAAGAAAGGAAACTTTAAGAGAAGACATACAATCGATACGATCAGCAGAGCCATGATAAAAGTTTCGGATTTAAAAGATCATACTGAGCGCCGTTTAAGTTCCCCGCCATTTTTTGTAAATGCACTATCAGCCACTATTAAAAACCTGTTGTTTATACATTCGAAAGTTCCGGGACGCTATGAGGATGATCAGATTTGGAAGAGAGCATCAGTGGTTGATGTATATGATATTAACAAAGGAATTTATCTGCTGAGTTTTCCTCTTTTTACAGAAAATAATCAAAAAATAAAAGATATGCGTGCAACTAATACGCATCTATACATTCTCAGCGGTAACAATCTAGATATCTATTCCTTTAGGGGAATCTTGAAAGAACAGCTGAAAGAATAG